Below is a window of Phyllopteryx taeniolatus isolate TA_2022b chromosome 16, UOR_Ptae_1.2, whole genome shotgun sequence DNA.
ATCAAATCTGCGAGGAGATGGAGCCAGGGCTAAATTTGAGCTCTCATTTTGTGGATGTGCAAGTGATTCAGAGAGAGATGTTTtgctcaggggaaaaaaataacaagtcCCTGCACAAAGAACTGGTGTCCATGGGAGATATGGACAGGCAAAAAAGATTGATTAAGTTGAGTCAGGTATATGTTCCCCTTATCTTTAACAGTGTATTATGTTTTAACATGAATTATCCTTCAGACTTCATGATTATGAAGACTACTTACATAGTCAGTATATTGCCAGATACTATGcggaaatgtatttaaaagtttGTATTCTTTCTGATAGATATTTGAGAATTCGAATGGAAACAAACCCAAACGATATATACTTCTACTTGGCAAAGCAGGCATGGGAAAAACCACCCTTATCAAGAAGCTATGCCAGGACTGGACCAGAGACTGCATCCCACAGTTTGACTTTGTATTCTTGTTGAATGACGCTCATCTAATCTCTTCAAGAAAATCACGCTATAGTCTTCAGAGCCTCTTACTCGACCTGCCCACCTTTGCcatttccaccattaatattGAGGAAGTGTATGCACAAGTCCTTAAAGCCCCCAAACGTGTACTCATCATTTTTGATGGTTTTGATGATCGGGACTATGAAATACTATTTCAAGAAAAAGACTTTACAACCTTGTTAGAGAAAGACACTAAAGCAAAGGCTTTTACAGTTAGAAAGCTATACTCTGCCATCCTCCAAAGGGTGGTCCTTCCAGGATCCATTCTTCTGATTTCTGCCAGACCAAGAGGCACTGCCTACCATCTAGTGCGGCGACATGACAGCCTTTTGGAGGCTAGTGGATTTACCCCTCTATATATAGAAACatatttctccaggtactttgATGACCCTCATCTCAGAGAATCTGCTTTGAAATGCTTAGAAAAGTGCAGCTATCTACGTCACCTTTGTTGGAAGCCTGGACTCTGTCGACTGGTGTGCTTGGTTTTTGAACACTCTAAAGGTTCAGAGAGCCTTCCAAGAACTTTAACTGAGCTCTGCCATCAAGTACTttgtattaaaatgaaaaatgacaactGGGGCTCTTGCACTCAGGCTAAAGTTCAAGCTCAAATACTGCTGCAGTCTTCAGGACAAGACTCAAGCAGAGCTCAGGTGATAAAAAGAACAAGGCGGTCAACAAAGGGGGAAAGTCAAATAACAGATGAGATTAAGACTGCTCATGGggaaatctgtgaaaaaaaaattatgtcccGTTTGAGCTCTTTGGCCTGGGAAGGAGTGAAGGCCAACACATCCATCCTTCCCGAAGAAGTAAGCTTATGCTCAAAACTCAAGACATTCGGGCTCAGGAAGGGAGTCTTCCTCACTTATCAAGTGAGGGCAAACAAGGTATGCTCCCTTTCTGAGAGTGAGGAAGTAGAaggagagaaagaaaggataTTAGAGAGTGAAAATGCAGAAAGGCCAAATCAACAAAGTACGGACTTCGAAGAAAATTATGTAAGTGGCAATGACATCTTGCTGTGGACGGATCCCTTCGTTCAGAGTTACCTGGCAGGACTCCATTTGTCCATGAACAGGTCAGTCTTTTTCTCACTAGACTGAAATTTTTCACTGTATAACAAGGAAATACAGATTCAACACAATCTTATTGGTGAACTAAAAGTCTCAAAATAATTCAATTGATGTTGCACtgtaaaagtactgtatatctgcTTTCACCAACTCTATCAATCTCATGGCTATCATGCCTCATGTTTCCTTTTTCCTCAGAAATGTTTGGAACCAGAACCTTTTCCAGAACCTCCCCTCCCTTTCTGGCCCAAAGGGACGTCGGCGTCCACAAGGAGAGATACAAGAACTAACTCGGCGATTTGCTTTCACCATCCAGTTCCTTAACAGAACCGAGCTACACAGGCTTCATCTAGACATAAACCCCAACCAACGGGCCTTAATCTCTGAACATCTCAAGGGTCTTTCCCTTGCTGACCTGTGCCCTGATCAGGTTTTGGAGGCATGCCACTATGTTTTTGAAGCAAGTTTCTCACATGGCAACGGGAGCAGTAACAGTGAAAAAGCACCATTGGTCACTCACCTGGCAGCAAACCTACCCGAGTTCCTCACATTCCGTGGCGTTCCACTCGGCCCACCAGATGCATACGTTGTGCACAAGATTCTTGAAAGGGCTGAAAAAGGAGGTAGAGGTTTTTCTTTGGATCTTGAGGACACTGGGATTCCAATGTCAGGACTCAGGTCCCTGATTGGTCTTGGCAGCTGCAGTACATACAGGTATGGGTTAGTCTAACAACCCCTCCCTACTCCACATTGGCAAGTAACCCATCATCAGATACCAATTATCaaagttgtgtgtttttgtttagggCATGCATAGCTGATGTAATTGCCCTGTGGGAGCAGTTAGAGCAGAGTGGTGAAAAGAAGCCCCTTCAAAATTTTGTGACCAAGTTCAAGATCCACCCTCTGAAGGTGATGCAAGTGTCTCAAATAGAACATCTGACAAAGCTTGTGAACATTCATATGCACAGGAGGTTGTCATACTGGTTAGTAACATACATGCAGTACACtgtgacacatactgtatatttacatttgtgtaaTCTTTAGTCTCAGAGAACCTGATCCCATCCTAGATGAGGGAGTTCCAGCAGTCAAGGAGCTACACAAACTGGAGTTAGCGTGAGTAGCTTTGCATTAGTAGAATTTGTAAGATAACGGAGTGATTTgtaagtgaggctacattcaaatcttgctagcagtttgaaaactgcaaacttcACCTTTAACCTGATGGTGTCACTTATGGGCCTTTCCTTCTAGGATTGGTCCAGAACGTGGGCCCCAAGCTATCCCAAGGCTTTGGGAGTTTCTACCAAGTTTACATGACCTCCAACACCTAGAGTAATACATATCGTTTCCACTGGTTTTATGTCACTACGTGTATCTCACTCAGTCGATATTTCTCCCCTTCAGTTTGGAGGGCAATAACATTGGAGACCAAGGAGCTGAGCAATTGGCTGATACATTCTCCTCCCTCTGTTTTCTGCAGATACTCAAGTGAGTATGACCACATAAGTGCTCCTCTCCAGTTATGCTATTGTGATCACACAAAGGAAATCTAGAGCAATCTAGAATGCTACAAACAGTAGCACACTGAGTTTGTTAGAAAGctaatttgttattgttttgtaagGTTTGGGATCTTTTACAGGTTATTTTGCTCTCTTTAGCTGCTTTCACTGTGGTTTCTTGGGAAATATGCATTACATGTACAGAACAAAACCTTTTGATGCCTTTTTTAGAgcaagaattaaaaaataaaataaaaagaaattgtgAAATTAAATGCTATAGGAACAATAATCTATTGTCTATGACGTGTGTTCTCTCTGTTTTGTGGTTTACAGTCTGTCACAGAATTATATAGGAGACAATGGGGTCAAAAAAATGGTGACTACACCCAAGGATTTACCCAAACTGCACTGTTTAATGTATGTAACCACACattcactcacaaacacacattggTATAGTACACTTAATGTATGTACTTCCCTTACATTGCCTGTTTTCCAGCCTCTACAGTAACGTGATTTCTGATGAAGGTGCCTCCACTTTAGCCGCTGTCCTCCCTCACATGGCATCACTGACTGACCTAGAGTAAGACTTTATGACTTGCATCTTGAAAATGTACTGGAGATGTCACttgtgtcattttcatatttttttaaattaaaatatatatttttttatcaagttACATAATAAACCTCAGGAAAACATCAGGATAGTATTTTTGTAGTATTAGTATTAGTGAAGTGACTAAAGACTTGTTTTCGTTACAGCGTGAAGTATAACAAGCTATCAGATGTCGGTGCACAATGCTTGGGAGCCAGCCTGAAGGAATGTaagaaaatgaagactttgaggTGAGAAAAACTTTTGTTCAACTTAATGCAGCAAcctaaaatgacaataaattgGATATCAGTTTTCATCACCTCGCTGCTTCTTTTCTCCCATTCAAGGATGTGGAACCAATGTATTCCCTATGGTGTATTTGAGAGGCTTCAGCAGCAGGATCCCAGGATCCTTTGGCATTAGTGCAATTTAGACAACCAGGCTGACGcacccacatgcacacactaaTTTCTGGTCACCACTTCACCATAGGTAATGTATGTGCAGGCCATATAGAACAACATACTTAGAAAGGTAGGCAAGGGAATGCAATCACATGGGATGTTAATTGTCCATGGTTGTTCCAATATTCCACTGAGTGCTTAAATAAATTGCCCCTTTGTCGCCATACAGTTTGTACTGTAGACACTATTGTTTGACACTGGACCAATAATTTCTCAAAGATGACTAAGGTCAACAAAACttacttctttgtatttttttctttcttgtagaatatgcttagttttgtatgtttgcagtgtttatatatttgttttatattgtcAACACATTTATGTCACTGCTTTCTCAGTATATTAAAAGCCATGATTTCCTCCATTATAGGTTCTTGTTCTCTATTGTGGGTGCAGTCAGTGCAGAAGTGCTTTGTAAAAGATTTGGTAATTTACATTCACAAACTTGTTCAGGCCTGACAACGCATGAGGCCAATATTTGATCATGACTGAATACTATCCATGGGGATCTGTTAAGTATCTTTAGGTTACAAAGTGTTATTTGGAAATCCACGCTTGGCGTAGTCATGTTTATTTGGTGCACTTCACATTTACAAAACCCAACTTTAATGTAACTATTAATACATCAATGTTATACATATAGCGTGGTGCAATTTATAGGTTTAAATTACTCATATTCCAGTGTGGCCTGTGCATTTGGTACCCGGGTTAAGCCACCTCTTAAGGCTACCACTATCACGTCGCAATTGTTGAAACCATCAATAGGATCCAAAAAAGCAGTAAAGGCCTAACAGGACACAACTATGCCACATACATCTGAatcagttcagaatcaatatttatcttgtAACACGACAAAATCCATGTATATACATCATACTAAAGGCCCACCGCTGCCATATTCTAATACGGTTTAATGTATGTTTGTCTTACCACCGTTACTTTTTGGTGCGACAGCTACTGCTCTCTTCAATGTGCACTGACTCTCCATTGTGGACACTGTAAGCATAACTCCCTTAAAGCACGTGATTTAGAGGAAACTACAGTAGATTAGGAATGGCGGCTCTCTATGCCTGCACCCAAGTCAGTGACGTAAATTGTTATAATTATAAAACGTTTTGTCAACTATCCACAACCTCTTTAATCCTTTAATTTATGGTTACAGTGAACACCCATGATACCAAAGGAAAATTGGTATGTATAATTTAGTTTTCCCTCCATTTGGTAATTTGAGTTGCCTTAGTACTGCACTCCAcagcaaattattttattacgaGGGGTAGGTATatatgcccgatgacagctgggataggctccagcacgcccgcaaccctagtgaggagaagcggctcagaaaatggatggatggatggggtaggtatatacatatatccgTTTATTTGAATTAATCTCATGGTGCAGTAGTCTGAACTAGGATTGAAGCTCTTTTCCTGTTTAGGGTCGCAAGGAGCTAGAGCCTACGCCATCTGAtattgggcgaaaggcaggctACACACTGGATTGGTCACGGGTCAATTACAGTGCACATTTTctgtgagacagacaaccattcacacttacagcaccctccaaaagtattggaacggcaaggtcaattcctttgtttttgttgtatactgaagacatttggctttcagataaaaagatgaatgagacCAAAGcacagaattccagcttttatttcatggtatttacatctagatgtgtgagtttgtgtattttggatcattatcagatcctttctttctctatACTTTGGCCGTTCCATCACTTTGGtcgaggttaatcttggtctcatgagtCCATAAAACTTCATTTCAAAACTATTCTGGCTCATTTCTGTacttgcaaaatccaatctggccttccgattttgctgatgagtggtttgcatcttgtgataTGGCCTgtgtatttcttctctcgaagtcttcttcaaacaatggattgtgataccttcacccctacttgtggaggttggcagtgatgtcactgctgtctttgggtgtttcttcacagcgctcacatttctgtcatcaactgctgttgatacccttggcaaGACCTGTTTGATCTCTGTTGCTCAGtgcaccagtagtttctttgtttttcaggaAATTCCAAATTATTGTATTGACTATGCCCAaggtttgtgcaatagctctgatagATTTTCTCTCTTCACTtcaaaagtgttttcttttctcccatagacagctctctggtcttccatgtttgcttaacagcaaatgcagttttcacaggtgaaacccaaagccaaaaacaagcactgttAAACCAATATGTTTAATCCAGTTCATTATTGCTTCAAGGTAACATACACTTTTCTTAGAAGAAAACTCTCAATCCATAACAGGATGACAAAGAAGACagagataaaataaaacaacattcaaCCAGCAATGCAAGTCTGTTTTAAGTCTCttaaatttgtaaaata
It encodes the following:
- the ciita gene encoding MHC class II transactivator isoform X1, whose amino-acid sequence is MQDTDQDPIFCPDYGALPDDLSEFMNDSDLVKMLDTDGLFSDDPMLIFDDNNFSDTPLAKEPDSCRNQQVEKIKPTRETKILQKRPRAATLSKHRTTGKKNSTPKKQKADGTGVGPVQSEGELSCPSTPPQSILHLQPSIQFVTIPDITFYQFKMRTICPPVIKLPFPNAAAPAYVLVPVLPSPSAYKLQVAPFSPEDSAVVPALMSSSPFGTLSDTTSKVMSPLCNYESVKNYIKIAKAHMHQICEEMEPGLNLSSHFVDVQVIQREMFCSGEKNNKSLHKELVSMGDMDRQKRLIKLSQIFENSNGNKPKRYILLLGKAGMGKTTLIKKLCQDWTRDCIPQFDFVFLLNDAHLISSRKSRYSLQSLLLDLPTFAISTINIEEVYAQVLKAPKRVLIIFDGFDDRDYEILFQEKDFTTLLEKDTKAKAFTVRKLYSAILQRVVLPGSILLISARPRGTAYHLVRRHDSLLEASGFTPLYIETYFSRYFDDPHLRESALKCLEKCSYLRHLCWKPGLCRLVCLVFEHSKGSESLPRTLTELCHQVLCIKMKNDNWGSCTQAKVQAQILLQSSGQDSSRAQVIKRTRRSTKGESQITDEIKTAHGEICEKKIMSRLSSLAWEGVKANTSILPEEVSLCSKLKTFGLRKGVFLTYQVRANKVCSLSESEEVEGEKERILESENAERPNQQSTDFEENYVSGNDILLWTDPFVQSYLAGLHLSMNRNVWNQNLFQNLPSLSGPKGRRRPQGEIQELTRRFAFTIQFLNRTELHRLHLDINPNQRALISEHLKGLSLADLCPDQVLEACHYVFEASFSHGNGSSNSEKAPLVTHLAANLPEFLTFRGVPLGPPDAYVVHKILERAEKGGRGFSLDLEDTGIPMSGLRSLIGLGSCSTYRACIADVIALWEQLEQSGEKKPLQNFVTKFKIHPLKVMQVSQIEHLTKLVNIHMHRRLSYCLREPDPILDEGVPAVKELHKLELAIGPERGPQAIPRLWEFLPSLHDLQHLDLEGNNIGDQGAEQLADTFSSLCFLQILNLSQNYIGDNGVKKMVTTPKDLPKLHCLILYSNVISDEGASTLAAVLPHMASLTDLDVKYNKLSDVGAQCLGASLKECKKMKTLRMWNQCIPYGVFERLQQQDPRILWH
- the ciita gene encoding MHC class II transactivator isoform X3: MQDTDQDPIFCPDYGALPDDLSEFMNDSDLVKMLDTDGLFSDDPMLIFDDNNFSDTPLAKEPDSCRNQQVEKIKPTRETKILQKRPRAATLSKHRTTGKKNSTPKKQKADGTGVGPVQSEGELSCPSTPPQSILHLQPSIQFVTIPDITFYQFKMRTICPPVIKLPFPNAAAPAYVLVPVLPSPSAYKLQVAPFSPEDSAVVPALMSSSPFGTLSDTTSKVMSPLCNYESVKNYIKIAKAHMHQICEEMEPGLNLSSHFVDVQVIQREMFCSGEKNNKSLHKELVSMGDMDRQKRLIKLSQIFENSNGNKPKRYILLLGKAGMGKTTLIKKLCQDWTRDCIPQFDFVFLLNDAHLISSRKSRYSLQSLLLDLPTFAISTINIEEVYAQVLKAPKRVLIIFDGFDDRDYEILFQEKDFTTLLEKDTKAKAFTVRKLYSAILQRVVLPGSILLISARPRGTAYHLVRRHDSLLEASGFTPLYIETYFSRYFDDPHLRESALKCLEKCSYLRHLCWKPGLCRLVCLVFEHSKGSESLPRTLTELCHQVLCIKMKNDNWGSCTQAKVQAQILLQSSGQDSSRAQVIKRTRRSTKGESQITDEIKTAHGEICEKKIMSRLSSLAWEGVKANTSILPEEVSLCSKLKTFGLRKGVFLTYQVRANKVCSLSESEEVEGEKERILESENAERPNQQSTDFEENYVSGNDILLWTDPFVQSYLAGLHLSMNRNVWNQNLFQNLPSLSGPKGRRRPQGEIQELTRRFAFTIQFLNRTELHRLHLDINPNQRALISEHLKGLSLADLCPDQVLEACHYVFEASFSHGNGSSNSEKAPLVTHLAANLPEFLTFRGVPLGPPDAYVVHKILERAEKGGRGFSLDLEDTGIPMSGLRSLIGLGSCSTYRACIADVIALWEQLEQSGEKKPLQNFVTKFKIHPLKVMQVSQIEHLTKLVNIHMHRRLSYCLREPDPILDEGVPAVKELHKLELALEGNNIGDQGAEQLADTFSSLCFLQILNLSQNYIGDNGVKKMVTTPKDLPKLHCLILYSNVISDEGASTLAAVLPHMASLTDLDVKYNKLSDVGAQCLGASLKECKKMKTLRMWNQCIPYGVFERLQQQDPRILWH
- the ciita gene encoding MHC class II transactivator isoform X4, which gives rise to MQDTDQDPIFCPDYGALPDDLSEFMNDSDLVKMLDTDGLFSDDPMLIFDDNNFSDTPLAKEPDSCRNQQVEKIKPTRETKILQKRPRAATLSKHRTTGKKNSTPKKQKADVPVLPSPSAYKLQVAPFSPEDSAVVPALMSSSPFGTLSDTTSKVMSPLCNYESVKNYIKIAKAHMHQICEEMEPGLNLSSHFVDVQVIQREMFCSGEKNNKSLHKELVSMGDMDRQKRLIKLSQIFENSNGNKPKRYILLLGKAGMGKTTLIKKLCQDWTRDCIPQFDFVFLLNDAHLISSRKSRYSLQSLLLDLPTFAISTINIEEVYAQVLKAPKRVLIIFDGFDDRDYEILFQEKDFTTLLEKDTKAKAFTVRKLYSAILQRVVLPGSILLISARPRGTAYHLVRRHDSLLEASGFTPLYIETYFSRYFDDPHLRESALKCLEKCSYLRHLCWKPGLCRLVCLVFEHSKGSESLPRTLTELCHQVLCIKMKNDNWGSCTQAKVQAQILLQSSGQDSSRAQVIKRTRRSTKGESQITDEIKTAHGEICEKKIMSRLSSLAWEGVKANTSILPEEVSLCSKLKTFGLRKGVFLTYQVRANKVCSLSESEEVEGEKERILESENAERPNQQSTDFEENYVSGNDILLWTDPFVQSYLAGLHLSMNRNVWNQNLFQNLPSLSGPKGRRRPQGEIQELTRRFAFTIQFLNRTELHRLHLDINPNQRALISEHLKGLSLADLCPDQVLEACHYVFEASFSHGNGSSNSEKAPLVTHLAANLPEFLTFRGVPLGPPDAYVVHKILERAEKGGRGFSLDLEDTGIPMSGLRSLIGLGSCSTYRACIADVIALWEQLEQSGEKKPLQNFVTKFKIHPLKVMQVSQIEHLTKLVNIHMHRRLSYCLREPDPILDEGVPAVKELHKLELAIGPERGPQAIPRLWEFLPSLHDLQHLDLEGNNIGDQGAEQLADTFSSLCFLQILNLSQNYIGDNGVKKMVTTPKDLPKLHCLILYSNVISDEGASTLAAVLPHMASLTDLDVKYNKLSDVGAQCLGASLKECKKMKTLRMWNQCIPYGVFERLQQQDPRILWH
- the ciita gene encoding MHC class II transactivator isoform X2, with product MQDTDQDPIFCPDYGALPDDLSEFMNDSDLVKMLDTDGLFSDDPMLIFDDNNFSDTPLAKEPDSCRNQQVEKIKPTRETKILQKRPRATLSKHRTTGKKNSTPKKQKADGTGVGPVQSEGELSCPSTPPQSILHLQPSIQFVTIPDITFYQFKMRTICPPVIKLPFPNAAAPAYVLVPVLPSPSAYKLQVAPFSPEDSAVVPALMSSSPFGTLSDTTSKVMSPLCNYESVKNYIKIAKAHMHQICEEMEPGLNLSSHFVDVQVIQREMFCSGEKNNKSLHKELVSMGDMDRQKRLIKLSQIFENSNGNKPKRYILLLGKAGMGKTTLIKKLCQDWTRDCIPQFDFVFLLNDAHLISSRKSRYSLQSLLLDLPTFAISTINIEEVYAQVLKAPKRVLIIFDGFDDRDYEILFQEKDFTTLLEKDTKAKAFTVRKLYSAILQRVVLPGSILLISARPRGTAYHLVRRHDSLLEASGFTPLYIETYFSRYFDDPHLRESALKCLEKCSYLRHLCWKPGLCRLVCLVFEHSKGSESLPRTLTELCHQVLCIKMKNDNWGSCTQAKVQAQILLQSSGQDSSRAQVIKRTRRSTKGESQITDEIKTAHGEICEKKIMSRLSSLAWEGVKANTSILPEEVSLCSKLKTFGLRKGVFLTYQVRANKVCSLSESEEVEGEKERILESENAERPNQQSTDFEENYVSGNDILLWTDPFVQSYLAGLHLSMNRNVWNQNLFQNLPSLSGPKGRRRPQGEIQELTRRFAFTIQFLNRTELHRLHLDINPNQRALISEHLKGLSLADLCPDQVLEACHYVFEASFSHGNGSSNSEKAPLVTHLAANLPEFLTFRGVPLGPPDAYVVHKILERAEKGGRGFSLDLEDTGIPMSGLRSLIGLGSCSTYRACIADVIALWEQLEQSGEKKPLQNFVTKFKIHPLKVMQVSQIEHLTKLVNIHMHRRLSYCLREPDPILDEGVPAVKELHKLELAIGPERGPQAIPRLWEFLPSLHDLQHLDLEGNNIGDQGAEQLADTFSSLCFLQILNLSQNYIGDNGVKKMVTTPKDLPKLHCLILYSNVISDEGASTLAAVLPHMASLTDLDVKYNKLSDVGAQCLGASLKECKKMKTLRMWNQCIPYGVFERLQQQDPRILWH
- the ciita gene encoding MHC class II transactivator isoform X5 — its product is MQDTDQDPIFCPDYGALPDDLSEFMNDSDLVKMLDTDGLFSDDPMLIFDDNNFSDTPLAKEPDSCRNQQVEKIKPTRETKILQKRPRATLSKHRTTGKKNSTPKKQKADVPVLPSPSAYKLQVAPFSPEDSAVVPALMSSSPFGTLSDTTSKVMSPLCNYESVKNYIKIAKAHMHQICEEMEPGLNLSSHFVDVQVIQREMFCSGEKNNKSLHKELVSMGDMDRQKRLIKLSQIFENSNGNKPKRYILLLGKAGMGKTTLIKKLCQDWTRDCIPQFDFVFLLNDAHLISSRKSRYSLQSLLLDLPTFAISTINIEEVYAQVLKAPKRVLIIFDGFDDRDYEILFQEKDFTTLLEKDTKAKAFTVRKLYSAILQRVVLPGSILLISARPRGTAYHLVRRHDSLLEASGFTPLYIETYFSRYFDDPHLRESALKCLEKCSYLRHLCWKPGLCRLVCLVFEHSKGSESLPRTLTELCHQVLCIKMKNDNWGSCTQAKVQAQILLQSSGQDSSRAQVIKRTRRSTKGESQITDEIKTAHGEICEKKIMSRLSSLAWEGVKANTSILPEEVSLCSKLKTFGLRKGVFLTYQVRANKVCSLSESEEVEGEKERILESENAERPNQQSTDFEENYVSGNDILLWTDPFVQSYLAGLHLSMNRNVWNQNLFQNLPSLSGPKGRRRPQGEIQELTRRFAFTIQFLNRTELHRLHLDINPNQRALISEHLKGLSLADLCPDQVLEACHYVFEASFSHGNGSSNSEKAPLVTHLAANLPEFLTFRGVPLGPPDAYVVHKILERAEKGGRGFSLDLEDTGIPMSGLRSLIGLGSCSTYRACIADVIALWEQLEQSGEKKPLQNFVTKFKIHPLKVMQVSQIEHLTKLVNIHMHRRLSYCLREPDPILDEGVPAVKELHKLELAIGPERGPQAIPRLWEFLPSLHDLQHLDLEGNNIGDQGAEQLADTFSSLCFLQILNLSQNYIGDNGVKKMVTTPKDLPKLHCLILYSNVISDEGASTLAAVLPHMASLTDLDVKYNKLSDVGAQCLGASLKECKKMKTLRMWNQCIPYGVFERLQQQDPRILWH
- the ciita gene encoding MHC class II transactivator isoform X6, with protein sequence MQDTDQDPIFCPDYGALPDDLSEFMNDSDLVKMLDTDGLFSDDPMLIFDDNNFSDTPLAKEPDSCRNQQVEKIKPTRETKILQKRPRVPVLPSPSAYKLQVAPFSPEDSAVVPALMSSSPFGTLSDTTSKVMSPLCNYESVKNYIKIAKAHMHQICEEMEPGLNLSSHFVDVQVIQREMFCSGEKNNKSLHKELVSMGDMDRQKRLIKLSQIFENSNGNKPKRYILLLGKAGMGKTTLIKKLCQDWTRDCIPQFDFVFLLNDAHLISSRKSRYSLQSLLLDLPTFAISTINIEEVYAQVLKAPKRVLIIFDGFDDRDYEILFQEKDFTTLLEKDTKAKAFTVRKLYSAILQRVVLPGSILLISARPRGTAYHLVRRHDSLLEASGFTPLYIETYFSRYFDDPHLRESALKCLEKCSYLRHLCWKPGLCRLVCLVFEHSKGSESLPRTLTELCHQVLCIKMKNDNWGSCTQAKVQAQILLQSSGQDSSRAQVIKRTRRSTKGESQITDEIKTAHGEICEKKIMSRLSSLAWEGVKANTSILPEEVSLCSKLKTFGLRKGVFLTYQVRANKVCSLSESEEVEGEKERILESENAERPNQQSTDFEENYVSGNDILLWTDPFVQSYLAGLHLSMNRNVWNQNLFQNLPSLSGPKGRRRPQGEIQELTRRFAFTIQFLNRTELHRLHLDINPNQRALISEHLKGLSLADLCPDQVLEACHYVFEASFSHGNGSSNSEKAPLVTHLAANLPEFLTFRGVPLGPPDAYVVHKILERAEKGGRGFSLDLEDTGIPMSGLRSLIGLGSCSTYRACIADVIALWEQLEQSGEKKPLQNFVTKFKIHPLKVMQVSQIEHLTKLVNIHMHRRLSYCLREPDPILDEGVPAVKELHKLELAIGPERGPQAIPRLWEFLPSLHDLQHLDLEGNNIGDQGAEQLADTFSSLCFLQILNLSQNYIGDNGVKKMVTTPKDLPKLHCLILYSNVISDEGASTLAAVLPHMASLTDLDVKYNKLSDVGAQCLGASLKECKKMKTLRMWNQCIPYGVFERLQQQDPRILWH